Proteins encoded by one window of Brienomyrus brachyistius isolate T26 chromosome 1, BBRACH_0.4, whole genome shotgun sequence:
- the LOC125743899 gene encoding transforming growth factor beta receptor type 3-like isoform X1, which translates to MAGKDAVSVLFFAYCCFTSAGPLSSMPCEILPVADAHPVQAQWLSFSTLSGCASRETIGLPQEVHLIALRQRSPEEPAQPTDVILHVKPIQSLLIHQKPLIFVLSSPWPVMWKLRAENLAPHVKRTLHISKRSEVLFEVGNFSAFSNVLAENLPRGNQRLVTWAKRKYKAVTSFSEIKAAKNIYMNVGEDSMSSETCEIVKRFRSQNCLTGYAQTSKGCVLPYQAHNHEIHIITLQAPDPNSSTFQKDVTVDIKVLDKDKLTHHDVLLILKCEKPVHWVIRSRGIMSKLKILTPDGVTLDSGTETLISKISRQDVPSQPQLLIQWAEVHNYSPITSFTITDVANHFTLWLRELDAVADPLKSTLSPQLAVLHRYKPYPSSPRQRGVPHLFLPAPVKERPWPVVDHEAAFRVGLSVRCEEHRMVVIMDKEGLQAYGYSKVKLTLQDPDCNARSNATHYILETLLTGCQTTKYPFFPSPVVIYFNTILIGQLQPEVGSGWSFDYEDITAEPMEPIFSILFNCTYRNNKRPLPPFPTHGRHKDPMNNITFNMELYNTDLFYYTLPQPFLTISENKPIFVEVSTTKSDHKLEFMIQTCFISPNSNPNIASEYTLIENICPTDDSVRYYPRQLEFPFLHAQTDRKRFSFNFRSKFNMSLLFLHCEMSLCTKRQSSHGLPRCIQPDEACTSVNMDVIMAVMTLSTKTSTKPLVVLSDSRPQEPSGPSTRTFLQGPLQSNKDYVIYVLDTPAMVGIAFAAFIIGAILTAALWFIYFRTGFLRPGGIPHKNGNLWNYLREGWLQDKVDKGETEMWRSEETRNPNHDMESRK; encoded by the exons GTTATTCTACATGTGAAGCCAATTCAGTCTTTGCTCATCCACCAGAAACCTCTGATATTCGTGCTCAGCTCTCCCTGGCCGGTGATGTGGAAACTGAGGGCTGAGAATCTGGCCCCCCATGTAAAGCGTACCCTGCAT ATATCAAAAAGATCAGAGGTTCTGTTTGAGGTGGGAAATTTTTCAGCTTTCAGCAACGTACTTGCAGAAAATTTGCCACGTGGCAACCAACGCCTTGTTACCTgggcaaagaggaagtacaaagcGGTCACTTCCTTCTCTGAAATCAAAGCTGCCAAAAATATCTATATGAATGTTGGTGAAG ATTCCATGTCTTCCGAGACCTGTGAGATAGTGAAGAGATTCCGATCTCAAAACTGCCTGACTGGTTATGCACAGACATCCAAAGGCTGTGTTCTGCCATACCAAGCCCATAATCATGAAATCCACATCATCACATTACAGGCCCCAGACCCCAACAG TAGTACATTTCAGAAAGATGTGACTGTGGATATTAAAGTACTGGACAAAGATAAGCTCACTCACCATGATGTGCTACTCATCCTGAAGTGTGAGAAGCCAGTCCACTGGGTGATCCGATCTCGAGGCATCATGAGCAAGTTGAAAATCCTG ACCCCAGATGGTGTAACTCTGGATTCTGGCACTGAAACGCTGATTTCCAAGATCAGCAGGCAGGATGTTCCTTCTCAACCTCAGCTCCTAATCCAGTGGGCTGAGGTGCATAACTACAGTCCCATCACATCATTCACTATCACAGATGTAGCCAATCACTTTACATTGTGGTTGAGGGAATTAG ATGCGGTTGCAGATCCTTTGAAGAGCACGTTGAGCCCACAGCTGGCTGTCCTTCACCGTTATAAACCCTATCCAAGCTCCCCCCGTCAGCGTGGGGTACCGCATCTCTTCCTACCCGCACCCGTCAAGGAGAGGCCTTGGCCTGTCGTGGATCACGAGGCCGCCTTCAGGGTTGGGCTGAGTGTGCGTTGTGAGGAGCACAGGATGGTGGTGATCATGGACAAAGAAGGCCTGCAG GCCTATGGGTATTCAAAGGTCAAACTTACCCTGCAGGATCCTGACTGTAATGCAAGGTCTAACGCTACTCACTACATCCTGGAGACACTCCTTACAGGTTGCCAAACCACCAAGTACCCTTTTTTCCCAAGCCCAGTGGTAATCTACTTTAACACa ATTCTTATTGGCCAGTTGCAGCCTGAGGTGGGAAGCGGCTGGTCATTTGATTATGAGGACATAACTGCAGAACCCATGGAACCAATATTTTCCATCCTG TTTAACTGCACATACAGAAACAACAAGAGGCCTTTACCCCCATTTCCCACTCATGGCCGCCACAAGGATCCTATGAACAACATAACATTCAACATGGAGCTTTACAACACAGACCTTTTCTACTACACATTACCTCAGCCCTTCCTCACCATCTCGGAAAACAAGCCCATCTTTGTGGAG GTTTCCACCACCAAATCCGATCACAAGCTTGAGTTTATGATACAAACGTGTTTTATCTCGCCCAATTCGAACCCTAACATAGCATCCGAGTACACCCTCATTGAAAATATCTGCCCTACGGATGACTCTGTGCGGTATTACCCCCGACAACTGGAATTCCCTTTCCTACATGCGCAAACAGACAGAAAGAGGTTCAGCTTTAACTTCCGGTCGAAGTTCAACATGTCCCTACTTTTCCTGCACTGCGAGATGTCCCTCTGCACCAAACGCCAAAGCAGTCATGGTCTGCCAAGG TGTATACAACCTGATGAGGCTTGTACCTCTGTCAACATGGATGTCATTATGGCTGTGATGACACTGAGCACCAAGACTTCCACCAAACCACTGGTGGTGCTGTCAGACAGCAGACCGCAGGAGCCATCAG GACCTTCCACGCGGACGTTTCTGCAGGGTCCCCTCCAATCCAATAAAGACT ATGTAATATATGTCCTGGATACTCCAGCGATGGTTGGAATCGCTTTCGCAGCGTTTATCATTGGGGCTATTTTAACAGCAGCTTTGTGGTTCATTTACTTTCGCACAG GATTTCTGAGACCAGGCGGTATCCCACACAAAAATGGTAACCTTTGGAACTACCTACGAGAGGGGTGGCTCCAGGACAAGGTGGACAAAGGAGAGACTGAAATGTGGAGAAGTGAAGAAACCAGGAACCCAAACCATGACATGGAGTCCAGAAAATGA